A window of Sphingobacterium sp. lm-10 contains these coding sequences:
- a CDS encoding adenylyltransferase/cytidyltransferase family protein — translation MKKSIILVDTNILSRINMENNNPSDYNPGPRIGITFSTFDLLHAGHIMMLAEAKRQCDYLICGLQMDPTLDRPEKNAPTQTVVERYIQLRGCQYVDEIVPYSTEQDLEDILRSFKLDVRIVGDEYQEKNFTGREYCEQKGIELYYNSRDHRFSSSGLRRIVAEKEAQKMEREMNP, via the coding sequence ATGAAAAAATCAATTATCCTTGTGGATACAAACATACTATCTCGTATCAACATGGAAAATAACAATCCCTCCGATTACAATCCTGGCCCACGCATTGGCATTACCTTCTCCACATTCGACTTGTTGCATGCCGGGCATATCATGATGTTGGCAGAAGCCAAACGACAATGTGATTACCTGATCTGCGGTTTACAGATGGACCCTACGTTAGACCGGCCGGAGAAGAATGCGCCTACACAAACTGTAGTAGAGCGATACATACAACTTCGAGGGTGCCAATATGTAGATGAAATTGTCCCCTATTCTACAGAGCAAGATTTGGAAGATATCTTACGATCCTTTAAGTTAGATGTGCGTATTGTGGGGGATGAATACCAGGAGAAAAACTTTACAGGAAGAGAATACTGCGAACAGAAGGGCATTGAGCTTTATTACAATAGCAGAGATCATCGGTTTTCCAGCTCTGGTTTGCGGAGGATTGTTGCCGAAAAAGAGGCACAGAAGATGGAACGAGAAATGAACCCGTAA